Below is a genomic region from Actinomycetota bacterium.
GGTGGAGGCCAGCCCGCCGAACATGAGCAGGCGGATCTGTATGGTCCCGGGGGCGGTCATCCGGCTCATCATAGGCATGGCCTGAGCGCTATCCCGGGCCTAACCGGCGCTCACGCGCTCGCCCGCCGTGCGGGTGTCGATCCAGCCGCCGGGCCGGCCGCTACGGGCCGCCAGCAGGCCGGCCAGCACGGACAGGGCAATCTCCGGGGGTGTCTTGGCGCCGATGTTCAGCCCCACCGGCGACTGGACCCTGCCCACCTGCTCGTGGGGCACGCCGGCAGCCTTGAGATCGGCCAGATGGTGGCCGGTGTGGCGGGCGCTCCCCATGATCCCCACGAACCGGGGCGCGTGCACCAGGAGGGCGGCGATCTGCGCGGCGACGTCGGGCGCGTCGTGGTCCGTGCCCACCACCTCCATCTCCACACCGGGCATCGGGGCCAGCGCAGCCGGGTCGGCCAGGACGTGGTGGGCAGCGGCCCGGTGTTCGTCGGTGATCCAGCTCGCCCGGGACTCCACCAGGATCGTCTCGTAGCCCAGGTCCTTGCCCCAGCGCAGCATCCACAGGGCCACCGGGGTGGCCGCCAGCACCACGAGCCGGGGCCGGCGCAGGTAGGGCTCGAGGTAGACCTCGACCGTGCCGAGGTCGTGGTGGTAGGTGCGCAGCACGGGCCGCCCGGTGGTGAGCACATCGACGGCATCGGCCGCTGCCGAGACGTCGAACTCCGAACACCCGAGCGTGCCGGACAGCGGCCCGCCGGCGCCCAGGAGCAGCTTCTGTCCCGGCTGGCAGGGCGGCGCCCCGTCGGTGCGGATGGCGGTGGCCAGGAGAACCTCTTCCCCGCCGGCCAGGTGCTTCGCCAGGTCGAGGGTGACGTCGGAAGGGCCGACGCCCACCAGTGCCCCAG
It encodes:
- a CDS encoding molybdenum cofactor synthesis domain-containing protein, giving the protein MEDRRRAAILTVSDGVFHGTRTDDSGRALADVLTQAGFEIASTAVVADEVPEIAAALARMASEADLVVSTGGTGLGPRDVTPEATRTIMTREAPGLAETMRAVGRQASPMAIISRGLTGVVGEALVLNLPGSPKGAVENLTTVLDVLPHALQLLAGHTQHTASQTALPADADAGAPAATAPGPPQEHRHDHDHAHDHAHDQGAPEPIPAPPAPGPPAGALVGVGPSDVTLDLAKHLAGGEEVLLATAIRTDGAPPCQPGQKLLLGAGGPLSGTLGCSEFDVSAAADAVDVLTTGRPVLRTYHHDLGTVEVYLEPYLRRPRLVVLAATPVALWMLRWGKDLGYETILVESRASWITDEHRAAAHHVLADPAALAPMPGVEMEVVGTDHDAPDVAAQIAALLVHAPRFVGIMGSARHTGHHLADLKAAGVPHEQVGRVQSPVGLNIGAKTPPEIALSVLAGLLAARSGRPGGWIDTRTAGERVSAG